The genomic window AGTCGCACGGCCGTGATGTGCGGGTTGTCCTAGTGGGCGGCCGTATCATCGGCTCCATGCTGCGTTGCTCCACTGATGGTCGCATGCAGAGCAACTGCTCCTTGGGTAGGCAGACATTAAATTACTGAATTATTTCCACGGTCATGGTAAAACTCTCCTCATGTTTGAAAGTCATGTGGTTAAGTGGTATCACTGTTTGAGAACAAGAGCTcttctatttattatttacatttagaTATGGCGTAATttttaaagatcatttttatcttttaggtTCCCAATGGAAaaattatctttaaaaaaatatgaacttAGTGATAAGTAAAGTGTACGCGAGTAGAAATGCTTCAGAACTTAACTTTGGGAAAGAGTGCGAAATCAACAGGCTTGTCCTGAATCAACCCTGGAGCGTTCCAGCTGAGGAGACTGatcttcactgtcagaggatGAATGTTTTAGTTTAGCTGAGGCTGTAATATACTGTGACATATTTAGGACATCAGTCATCACAGTCTTCTGCATTCCTGTAGCAAAACTCTTTGACACTTCTAGGGTGAATTTGATGTGGTATTTAATTGTGAaattaaatattgaaaaaaaccAGAAAACATTAAAGGATCCTAAGTTGTCCCCAcgtcatttttttatataattgctCTTGATTTATAAAAGATCAGTTGCTTTTTGACTATCATGAAGTCTCGTGAAAGAATTGTAAATTGTGGTTCGTACTAATAAGCCTGATGTTCCTTCTTGAATTGTCAGGTGGTGTAGGCATGATGTGCCCCCTGAGTGAGGAGGGCAAGCAGCTGGCCATCAAGGTGTCTAACATCCTGGGCATGGATGTGTGCGGCATTGACCTCCTGCAGCTCAACGATGGCTCGTTTGTGGTTTGCGAGGCCAACGCAAATGTGGGCTTCATTGCTTTCGACCAGGCCTGTGGCATGGACGTAGCAGGCATTGTTGCTGACTATGTCCTGTCAATGCTCCCAAACCGCCTCACTCGCAAGATGTCTCTGCTGTCCGTCGTGTCAAGCACCAGCGAGACCAGCAGCGAGCCCGAAGTGTGCAACGTGCCTTCTGGCGGTGGCTCGCTGCCTGAAGCAGTCTGCAACATGAGCGTGGGGTCAACTTCCAGCGAGAGCGACCCAGAGCTGGCCGAGCCCTCCCAGTCATCACCTTGCCAGTCCACAGCCCCCAGCCTGCCTGATCTCCCAGACCTAGCTGATCCAGCCTACAACTTCAACACCCTCCTTGCCAATGAGATCAAGTTATTGACTGAGTGAGCCCAAACATCTTCATGCTCTCACACAAACCCCACAAATgcatttcaaacacacacacgcacactaaTGGCATCAACATTCCTTTTAAAATTTCATATCAGTCCAAaaaccatgaaaacagaaaagcaaagaaaaaactaaaacttagcccttttcagacatgcAATATGTAAAACTGCTGGCTTCATCAGTCCGTTAAAGTGATGGCACCCTGTCATTTAGACATTACGTAACCACTCCTCACGGCTTCATTCAGACAGAGCCATGGTGTGTTAGATATTTTTGCCATAGAGAAGTACAAAAGGCCTGCCATTTTCTTCTGATCATTTAGTTCTTTTCAATGTTATCACTAACAGCAGGTGAGTGTGTGGTGCCAAAAACGAGAGCTCTCTTCTGCTCCTCCGGATTGGAAATTGCAAAATGAATCGTAGaacaatattttaatatttatggaaattagatttttacaattttttttgccCAATGGGGCATTTGCTAGAAGGTTGAGCAAGTCATAAAGATGTAAAGCTACGAGGGCTGAGCTTGTCCGGTTACAGTTGAGGTTTTTATGTCAAAGTGACGAGGGTGCTCATTCACACTTGAAGGTGACACATTCATTTGCTATCAGATTAATGGAAAGAAGTGCATATCTAAAAGGGGCTGTCCTGACACATCCATGGACACAAACACTAAGACATCTCGTGCTTACACAGAAACggagaaaacaaaccaacaaaaagaGATCTGAGGCTGCTCCCCTGACTCTCCTCTCTTTGCATCTCTATTCCCAAAACCAGAAACCCCACGATCTAAACTTAAATTGCAGCATGAGGTTAGACTGGGATACAGAAATTAGTGCCAAACTGGCCTTTATGAGTTCCTGCATGGTGTTTGTGGATGGGTGAAAGCATACACCTGCCATGTTTTTAATCATCATAttataataacattattttacatatagtCTCTGTTGTCATATAAAAGGTTTTCTGCTGAGACTGCTGTCAGGTTTGGTGAATTGGAGGTGACATGAAGTGCTTTCAAGTAGTAGGGATGCTAGGCGCACTACTCTGTCAGTTCCAGTGCAGTGACGTAGTGCTCAAACTGAGGACACAGGAGAGGACCCGCAACCATCCTGCACTAACAGGAGCTGTAAAAGATTCATGTCAACAAGCATCAGATGTGTTTGGGTGGCAAAACTGgaatataaaaatgaactaaCTGCTCaaattttaatttgacattCCTACATAGTATCTTTGTTTAGCCTTACCAGCAGTAGCAGTCTGCTGCTGCTAGGCCACTAAATGCCTAGCACTTTTagtattttctctctctctcttgttaaGGTGACATATTTAGGAAAGGTTAGACAGAGTGTGAAAGCTGCATCTACACCTGCAAACAAAATATACCTCAAATAAGTGACTTCTCACTGCCATAGGATAACAGATATTCAGACATACAATACATATCAGCCAGGATCCTTGTGGTTTCAAATGGCCCCTGAcatgctttatgttttttttttctttttatcttttatgtaaatatttagATAGTCAATTAACTTTACCATATATTTACACCCAGACAGATTAGACTGGAATAGCTGAAACAATCGCCAACAGTGATATTTTTAACAAGTTGTGGGGTAACTCTTGTGTATAGACTTTCAATATTAAAAGGCAGAGAGTGAAATTTGGTGCTAAACTTTCTGGATTTGGTTAGATGAGCCTTCTCAGCCATATTATATGTAGAACTAAGCATCCTAACCCACAAAATAATGTTGGcataatgtacaaaaaaaagaaccctATATTTTTAAAGTCTTCGTAAGtataatttagctttttttcctttcctgagagaagaaaagaaaggaaatccAGGGATTAGAGCAGCTAAGACctttgtgtttacttttttttttgttcctttgaATTTACCTCCTGTATGCCTCCTTAAATGAATAACATAGCTGTAGGCTGTGCTGCGGAACTATTCACTAAGATTTAATTTACAGGTATgatcaaaagcacaaaaatgaacCCCAAAATTGTTTCACTTGGTGACGGTCATGTTGTTAGGCTTGTATAACGCTTTGTGCCGAACACAACTCAGGGAAGCAGCCTGGATCTCAGCCCTGACCCCCAAAAAGGCATGACACATCCATCCAAGCTAGAGACATGTCTAAAACATAACACATACCTACAAGCAgacaaaatatacataaacaacaatgaaaaaaaaggttGTAAACTACAGTGTAAGACTTTATGGTATATACCATGGTTaacatgcactttttttttccttgcttgTTTTATATTGTTCCTCGTTTACTTCCTAATTTAtggtatttttaaagaaaaaaaagtggtttgtgTGCACTAATATTGTGTCAATAAAGTGAAACCGCTGTgaagcttgatttttttttttttctccttgtgttGTGGGCCCAATTTACTAACTGTCTGGACTCTTAACGGCAGGCCCCTGCTGGAGGGTGCCAAATCTAAATCTGCCAGACAACCAGAAAAGGAAGCTTTTAAGTCTGCTGTCAAATGATCACAGTGTCTCCACTGAGGAAAACAACATCATTTACTCTACTGTGATGTTTGTCCAGTATCCATATGATCAAAGTATCTGACAAACTGTGAAATCCGCTGATGTCCACCCTCCTGATGCGGGAGGGCTGGTGGGTGTGCTCATCAAATCACATACTGACATAAATGCTTGTCTGGTGAACTATCTCCAGTTGTCGTCCCCCATTCTTTGAAGTATTTGTCCTTGTATCGAAACCTGCGTCATTCCACATCGTGTTCATAGGTGTAAATATAAAGATCACATATCTTTAAAAGACATGATTAGCTAGCCATAGGAAAGAGTGGAATGTTAATTTCTCTCTTCTGGCCCCTGcttgaatttgtattttatacatGATCCATCTAGCCAATGAAGGTTCACTTAACTGTGCTCCATTGACTTTAAGAATGCCAGTTCATCATCTGGTTTTCTTTGGGAACACTGTTTTAAGGATCATTTGAGGTCAAGGTCCCAATTCTGACTGATTTCTTTATGCTTGGTCTGTATAGATTACTGt from Astatotilapia calliptera chromosome 20, fAstCal1.2, whole genome shotgun sequence includes these protein-coding regions:
- the rimkla gene encoding beta-citrylglutamate synthase B; translated protein: MCSRVWFLTDRRISQEYPQVQILRALKEHCADEDVEFRYLLMDQIVLTICEGQLGLRAEQELVTSYPQVVMVRVPTPWVQSDSDITVLRHLEKMGCRLINRPQAILNCVNKFWTFQELAGHGVPLPDTFSYGGHDNFRKMIDEAEPLGYPVVVKNARGHRGKAVFLARDKHHLTDLCHVIRHDTPYLFQEYIKESHGRDVRVVLVGGRIIGSMLRCSTDGRMQSNCSLGGVGMMCPLSEEGKQLAIKVSNILGMDVCGIDLLQLNDGSFVVCEANANVGFIAFDQACGMDVAGIVADYVLSMLPNRLTRKMSLLSVVSSTSETSSEPEVCNVPSGGGSLPEAVCNMSVGSTSSESDPELAEPSQSSPCQSTAPSLPDLPDLADPAYNFNTLLANEIKLLTE